One window of the bacterium genome contains the following:
- the smc gene encoding chromosome segregation protein SMC, whose product MRLRRLELAGFKTFAERTPLEFSPRITAIVGPNGSGKSNIFDAIRWALGEGSLRSLRGVRNEDVIFAGSEHRRQLGMAEVTLTLDNADGTLTLPAASDDDAPPTPLAFAEVTVTRRALRGADSQYLINSLPCRLRDIQTMFLGTGLGGHSYALITQGEVDHTLDATPEERRMILEEAAGVAKYKRRRRDAERRMAAADQLLLRVTDILGEQEGHVAQLAAQADAAQQYQAYTQELREKELALQVEEVRRLARAHRRVREQLEQVAARRREVDGVLRALESERETLDHRAAEAGREWDEAQRALVRLTERRTAEEAGLRLFAERRRGLQVQRDRIVREAERYDDEGTALERERATLDEAEHSLALERDRAQATVTAAEAHLAAVEREAAEAEHRLDAGRDEARAVAEARSRARNALAAAEARAAGHRDRIASLIERRAYLDAQRAALDERRLELSASLDRAAADLAAIRERLGVLREAHVRESAAREELRAGLHRVEVEQETARSHLRHLEDAHAQYRGYDAGARELLLARQRDPDAFAAIQGAVVEALGVPREARVAIEVALGPALSALIVKSVDDVRALREAWGAPDLGAVTFVPVPLAQRRTPEPLVPAVAADPGVRGRALDIVRVSGPHPEVVSALLADVLVVEDLDAALRARVTGYPGAIVTVAGDLLSREGMLTTGRGAAARGTVVGRVEEIEEARAALARVERATREQGGKVEYAATRLREIDAAIADADGAIVGAAERRAEAERRLTLLDAEAARIGEEAAGRAAEQEAAHREAVAQETLCEGLRTQAEALDARLAGLEAEAASLGTLLRDQAAAAREARDQILEIKVALTEIAGRGASLRLRADEVTRAAAQAATRRAALDEEAAQLDADAARLDADEAVARARCEVLAHEASDLEQAMQQLDAERTVVATRRTALDGEHREAAVRVDALAEDAHRVELRQAQVDAEMGSARRRIEEEFGQPFERAAEGVAEALGRDETLGRIEALRGLIAALGPVNLIAIEEHRQAAARAEALRAQLGDVQGALLALRATIADLETVIRERFDETFRAVNAEFSALFVRLFGGGRAGLELVEVEGSDEPGVDIAVQPPGKALRSLSALSGGERVMVALALIFAMLRVRPSPFCVFDEVEAALDETNTRKIAQVLCEISERSQIIIITHNKATMEVCDVMFGVTMEEPGISHMVSMRLQDREQIEAGQPVG is encoded by the coding sequence GTGCGTCTCAGGCGACTGGAATTGGCGGGATTCAAAACCTTTGCGGAGCGAACGCCGCTGGAGTTTTCGCCGAGAATCACGGCGATCGTCGGACCGAACGGCAGCGGGAAGAGCAACATCTTCGATGCGATCCGGTGGGCACTGGGCGAAGGGAGCCTGCGATCGCTGCGCGGGGTCCGCAACGAAGACGTGATCTTTGCCGGGAGCGAGCACCGGCGTCAGCTCGGGATGGCCGAGGTGACGCTGACACTGGATAACGCGGACGGAACCCTCACCCTGCCGGCGGCGAGCGACGACGATGCGCCGCCTACGCCGCTGGCCTTCGCCGAGGTCACCGTGACCCGCCGTGCGCTGCGCGGGGCGGACAGCCAGTATCTGATCAACTCGCTGCCGTGCCGGCTGCGCGACATCCAAACGATGTTTCTCGGGACCGGCCTCGGCGGGCATTCGTACGCGCTGATCACCCAGGGCGAGGTCGACCACACGCTCGACGCGACCCCGGAAGAGCGGCGGATGATCCTCGAGGAAGCGGCGGGGGTAGCCAAGTACAAGCGGCGCCGCCGGGACGCCGAACGCCGCATGGCCGCGGCGGATCAGTTGCTCCTCCGCGTTACCGACATCCTCGGCGAACAGGAAGGCCACGTCGCGCAGCTCGCCGCTCAGGCCGACGCGGCCCAGCAGTACCAGGCGTACACTCAGGAGCTCCGTGAGAAGGAGCTCGCGCTGCAGGTCGAGGAGGTGCGCCGTCTCGCCCGCGCCCACCGCCGGGTGCGCGAGCAACTTGAGCAGGTCGCCGCGCGCCGGCGCGAGGTCGACGGGGTGTTGCGCGCGCTCGAGTCGGAGCGGGAGACGCTCGACCACCGCGCCGCAGAAGCCGGGCGTGAGTGGGACGAGGCGCAGCGCGCGCTCGTCCGCCTGACAGAGCGGCGCACCGCGGAGGAGGCCGGTCTGCGGCTGTTCGCGGAACGACGCCGCGGGCTCCAGGTGCAGCGGGACCGGATCGTCCGTGAAGCCGAGCGGTACGACGACGAAGGGACGGCGCTCGAGCGGGAGCGCGCCACGCTCGATGAGGCGGAGCACTCGCTCGCCCTTGAGCGGGACCGGGCGCAGGCCACGGTGACGGCCGCCGAGGCGCACCTCGCGGCCGTGGAGCGCGAAGCCGCCGAGGCCGAGCATCGTCTCGACGCGGGGCGCGACGAAGCGCGGGCCGTGGCCGAGGCGCGCAGCCGGGCGCGCAACGCGCTTGCGGCCGCCGAGGCCCGCGCGGCGGGCCATCGCGACCGGATCGCGTCGCTGATCGAGCGCAGGGCGTACCTGGACGCGCAACGGGCCGCATTGGACGAGCGCCGCCTGGAGCTTTCGGCGTCGCTCGATCGCGCGGCCGCCGACCTCGCGGCGATCCGGGAGCGCCTGGGGGTCCTTCGCGAAGCGCACGTCCGGGAGTCCGCGGCGCGCGAAGAGTTGCGCGCGGGGCTGCATCGGGTCGAGGTCGAGCAGGAGACGGCCCGCTCACACCTCCGGCATCTCGAGGACGCCCACGCCCAGTATCGCGGATACGACGCGGGCGCGCGCGAGCTGCTCCTCGCCCGCCAGCGAGACCCGGACGCGTTCGCGGCGATTCAGGGCGCCGTCGTCGAGGCCCTCGGGGTCCCGCGCGAGGCCCGCGTGGCGATCGAGGTCGCGCTCGGCCCCGCGTTGTCGGCGCTGATCGTGAAGTCCGTGGACGACGTGCGCGCCCTTCGGGAGGCGTGGGGCGCGCCGGACCTCGGCGCCGTTACGTTCGTGCCGGTCCCGCTGGCGCAGCGCCGGACACCGGAACCGCTCGTTCCCGCCGTGGCCGCCGACCCCGGCGTCCGCGGGCGCGCGCTCGACATCGTACGGGTCTCCGGGCCTCACCCCGAGGTGGTGAGCGCGCTGCTCGCGGACGTGCTCGTGGTGGAGGATCTGGACGCGGCGCTGCGGGCGCGCGTGACCGGCTATCCTGGCGCGATCGTGACGGTGGCGGGCGACCTGCTGTCGCGTGAGGGCATGCTCACGACCGGACGCGGCGCCGCAGCGCGCGGGACCGTGGTCGGCCGCGTGGAGGAGATCGAGGAGGCGAGGGCGGCGCTCGCGCGCGTGGAGCGTGCCACGCGGGAGCAGGGAGGGAAGGTCGAGTACGCGGCCACCCGGCTGCGTGAGATCGACGCCGCAATTGCCGACGCCGACGGCGCGATCGTCGGCGCGGCGGAGCGACGGGCCGAGGCCGAGCGGCGCCTCACGCTGCTTGACGCGGAGGCCGCGCGGATCGGCGAAGAAGCCGCCGGCCGGGCGGCGGAACAGGAGGCCGCCCACCGCGAGGCGGTGGCCCAGGAGACGCTCTGCGAGGGGTTACGCACGCAGGCGGAGGCGCTCGACGCGCGCCTCGCCGGGCTCGAGGCCGAAGCGGCGTCGTTGGGTACCCTCCTTCGCGACCAGGCCGCGGCGGCGCGCGAGGCACGCGACCAAATCCTCGAGATCAAGGTGGCGCTCACCGAAATCGCCGGCCGGGGCGCGTCGCTCCGGCTGCGGGCGGACGAGGTGACGCGCGCGGCGGCGCAGGCCGCGACACGCCGCGCCGCGTTAGACGAGGAAGCCGCGCAGCTCGACGCGGACGCGGCGCGCCTCGACGCCGACGAGGCGGTCGCGCGGGCCCGGTGCGAGGTGCTCGCGCACGAGGCGTCCGACCTCGAGCAGGCGATGCAGCAGCTCGATGCCGAGCGGACCGTCGTTGCGACGCGGCGCACCGCGCTCGACGGCGAACATCGGGAAGCGGCGGTCCGGGTCGACGCGCTCGCGGAGGACGCGCACCGCGTGGAGCTGCGCCAAGCCCAGGTGGATGCGGAGATGGGCAGCGCGCGGCGCCGCATCGAGGAGGAATTTGGACAGCCGTTCGAGCGCGCCGCCGAGGGCGTGGCGGAGGCGCTGGGCCGCGACGAGACGCTCGGCCGGATCGAGGCGCTCCGCGGGTTGATCGCCGCCCTTGGCCCCGTCAACCTGATCGCGATCGAGGAACACCGCCAGGCGGCCGCGCGCGCGGAAGCGCTGCGCGCGCAGCTCGGGGACGTCCAAGGCGCGCTGCTGGCGCTCCGAGCGACGATCGCCGATCTGGAGACAGTGATCCGGGAGCGGTTCGACGAGACGTTTCGGGCGGTGAACGCGGAGTTTTCGGCGCTGTTCGTGCGGTTGTTCGGGGGCGGCCGGGCCGGTCTCGAGTTGGTGGAGGTCGAGGGGAGCGACGAGCCCGGTGTGGATATCGCGGTGCAGCCGCCCGGCAAGGCGCTCCGCAGCCTGAGCGCGCTCTCCGGCGGCGAGCGGGTGATGGTCGCGCTGGCGCTGATCTTCGCGATGCTGCGCGTCCGTCCGAGCCCGTTCTGCGTGTTCGACGAAGTGGAGGCCGCCCTCGACGAGACCAACACCCGCAAGATCGCGCAGGTGCTCTGCGAGATCTCCGAGCGGTCGCAGATCATCATCATCACGCACAACAAGGCGACGATGGAGGTCTGCGACGTGATGTTCGGCGTGACGATGGAGGAGCCGGGGATTTCCCACATGGTATCGATGCGGCTCCAAGACCGCGAGCAGATCGAGGCGGGACAGCCGGTTGGCTAG
- a CDS encoding glycosyltransferase: MHIGLFTDSYLPRRSGVVQAVEAAGRHLRRRGHRVSVIAPAYPGYVDEDPDVHRVPSLAPPGHPDFPLAVPYSASQLREIRDLGLDVVHTHSPFLLGGVGLWIARTLRHVPVAFTYHTLYAEYAHYAPIVGDLTRPLVAAYTTAYCNRCDLVLASVPSLARLLGRYGVRARIEVIPSVGIEPDTFAGPPARGVRAAFGVPDSAPLLVFVGRLAKEKDVPLLLDAFAAAPVDARLLLVGDGPERAALVEHAGRLGLSGRVLFVGGQPHAQVVEILRAADLFVFPSQTETLGLALVEAMAAGLAVVAVRAGASADIVRDGDTGRLVPADPASFADAVRALLGDPARRAEMGRRGQVESAAYTQDRIIDRLVTLYETLIAEHVVPASHPTS, translated from the coding sequence GTGCACATCGGGCTCTTCACCGACAGCTATCTGCCGCGACGGAGCGGTGTCGTCCAAGCGGTCGAGGCGGCGGGCCGCCACCTGCGGCGCCGCGGCCATCGCGTGTCGGTGATCGCGCCGGCGTATCCCGGCTACGTGGACGAGGACCCGGATGTGCACCGAGTGCCGTCCCTGGCCCCCCCGGGCCATCCGGACTTCCCGCTCGCGGTTCCCTATTCCGCATCCCAGCTGCGCGAGATCCGCGACCTGGGGCTCGACGTGGTGCACACCCACTCGCCGTTTCTGCTGGGCGGGGTGGGGTTGTGGATCGCGCGGACGCTCCGGCACGTGCCGGTGGCCTTCACCTATCACACGTTGTACGCCGAGTACGCGCACTACGCGCCGATCGTCGGGGATCTGACGCGGCCGCTCGTGGCGGCGTACACGACGGCGTACTGCAACCGATGCGACCTCGTGCTCGCGTCGGTGCCGTCGCTCGCGCGGCTGTTGGGACGCTACGGTGTCCGGGCGCGCATCGAAGTCATCCCGAGCGTCGGGATCGAGCCCGACACCTTCGCGGGCCCGCCCGCGCGCGGCGTCCGCGCGGCGTTCGGCGTGCCGGACAGCGCGCCGCTGCTGGTATTCGTCGGGCGGCTGGCCAAGGAGAAAGACGTACCGCTGCTGCTGGACGCGTTCGCCGCGGCCCCGGTGGACGCGCGGCTCCTGCTCGTGGGCGACGGTCCCGAGCGGGCGGCGCTCGTGGAGCACGCCGGCCGTCTCGGCCTGTCCGGCCGCGTGCTCTTCGTTGGCGGCCAACCCCACGCGCAGGTGGTGGAGATCCTGCGCGCGGCCGACCTGTTTGTGTTTCCGTCCCAGACGGAGACGCTCGGGCTCGCCCTGGTCGAGGCGATGGCGGCTGGGCTGGCCGTGGTCGCCGTGCGCGCCGGAGCATCGGCCGACATCGTGCGCGACGGCGACACGGGCCGTCTGGTACCGGCGGACCCGGCGTCGTTCGCGGACGCGGTCCGCGCGCTGCTGGGCGACCCCGCGCGGCGGGCGGAGATGGGCCGGCGTGGGCAGGTCGAGTCGGCCGCGTACACGCAGGATCGGATCATCGACCGACTGGTGACGCTGTACGAGACGCTCATCGCGGAACACGTCGTACCCGCGTCGCATCCAACGAGCTGA
- a CDS encoding helix-turn-helix domain-containing protein, with product MRQRLQDWYRYLEQQMHVSLPEGPPDVPPGYRRGGDVLQDLPRNGTPRGGILSESPGSVVRPARARLAAPPGAVAGAHPPRVLPVGPRSPDPRRRGGRRPITETREEIIRRLLDPELTLHEAAAVLNLSKATVRRYTDQGKLVCLRTHGGQRRFRLSTLLAFLDRQTAEGDE from the coding sequence ATGCGACAGCGACTGCAGGACTGGTATCGCTATCTCGAGCAGCAAATGCACGTTTCTCTGCCGGAAGGGCCGCCCGATGTGCCTCCCGGGTACCGACGCGGGGGCGACGTCCTTCAGGATCTTCCTCGAAATGGTACGCCCCGCGGGGGTATCCTGTCAGAATCGCCGGGGTCGGTGGTTCGTCCGGCCCGGGCGCGGCTCGCCGCACCGCCGGGCGCCGTGGCGGGCGCGCACCCGCCGCGGGTGTTGCCGGTCGGGCCACGGTCACCCGACCCGAGGCGGCGAGGGGGGCGGCGTCCAATCACCGAGACGCGCGAGGAGATCATCCGCCGACTGCTGGATCCAGAGCTCACGTTGCACGAGGCCGCGGCGGTGCTGAACCTCTCCAAGGCCACGGTGCGCCGCTACACAGATCAGGGCAAACTGGTGTGCCTCCGGACCCACGGGGGACAGCGCCGGTTTCGCCTGTCGACGCTGCTGGCGTTCCTCGACCGCCAGACGGCGGAAGGAGACGAATAG
- a CDS encoding CoA transferase — protein sequence MFPLDGIKIVDLTRFLAGPYCTMELGDYGADVIKIEPLEGDHSRSQTLRPDLVGNSYFFAAANRNKRSITVDLTTDDGREIVLRLARSADVVIENFRPGVMERLGLGAQRLREANPRLIYCGVSGFGPTGPYRTRPGFDQVAQGMSGFMSITGQEATGPTRAGIALADLTCATTACRGVLYALLARERTGRGQEVYVAIVDSMVALLTWSAGMYFETGTPPGVAGNHHPLSSPFGVYQAKDGPFNLCAGNEVIWKRLCEAVGRPELPADSRFATVNDRVAHREELNQILTAALQARTASEWVTYLNERGVACGPIYNLAEVFNDPQIRHQEMLVEMPHPVHGTVKMLGLPVKLSETPGRIRRVPPLLGEHTDEVLRDAGYGPDEIARLHDARVVGEPVRGGVPSRQHRDGGR from the coding sequence ATGTTTCCCCTGGACGGGATCAAGATCGTTGACCTGACACGGTTTCTCGCCGGGCCGTACTGCACGATGGAGTTGGGGGACTACGGCGCTGATGTGATCAAGATCGAGCCCCTCGAGGGCGATCACTCCCGATCCCAGACCCTCCGGCCCGATCTCGTCGGCAACAGCTACTTCTTCGCGGCCGCAAACCGCAACAAACGCAGCATCACCGTGGATCTGACGACCGATGACGGTCGGGAGATCGTGCTGCGGCTTGCCCGCAGCGCGGACGTCGTGATCGAGAACTTCCGGCCGGGCGTGATGGAACGCCTGGGGCTCGGCGCGCAGCGCCTGCGCGAGGCAAACCCGCGGTTGATCTATTGCGGCGTGTCCGGATTCGGACCAACCGGTCCGTACCGGACGCGCCCCGGCTTCGATCAGGTCGCGCAGGGGATGTCGGGGTTCATGAGCATCACGGGTCAGGAGGCCACCGGGCCGACGCGCGCCGGGATCGCGCTCGCCGACCTCACGTGCGCCACGACGGCGTGCCGCGGCGTGCTCTACGCGCTGCTCGCGCGGGAGCGCACCGGCCGCGGTCAGGAAGTGTATGTCGCGATCGTGGATTCGATGGTGGCGCTGCTCACGTGGAGCGCCGGGATGTACTTCGAGACCGGCACGCCGCCGGGCGTGGCCGGGAACCACCACCCGTTGTCCTCGCCGTTCGGCGTGTACCAGGCGAAGGATGGACCGTTTAACCTGTGCGCCGGCAATGAGGTGATCTGGAAGCGGTTGTGCGAGGCGGTCGGCCGCCCCGAACTGCCCGCCGATTCGCGATTCGCGACGGTGAACGACCGGGTGGCCCATCGTGAAGAGCTCAATCAAATCCTGACGGCGGCGCTGCAGGCTCGGACCGCGTCGGAGTGGGTGACGTACCTCAACGAGCGTGGCGTTGCGTGCGGGCCGATCTACAATCTGGCCGAGGTCTTCAACGATCCGCAAATCCGGCACCAGGAGATGCTCGTCGAGATGCCGCACCCGGTGCACGGCACCGTGAAGATGCTCGGCCTGCCCGTGAAGCTGTCGGAGACGCCGGGGCGGATTCGGCGTGTCCCGCCGCTCCTCGGCGAGCATACGGACGAAGTGCTCCGGGACGCGGGGTACGGTCCCGACGAGATCGCGCGCCTGCACGACGCACGGGTCGTGGGGGAACCGGTACGTGGCGGCGTGCCTTCGAGGCAACACCGCGACGGCGGCCGGTGA
- a CDS encoding enoyl-CoA hydratase-related protein has translation MDDLRIVRDGPIATLVLNRPNKHNAITIEMWRTIPGALRGLEHDPSIRVLVVRGAGEEAFASGADISEFERERSDVHAARTYSATVAGAERALANFPRPTIAMIHGFCVGGGLELALACDLRWAAQSARLGVTAARLGIVYSVEATRRLTSIVGPAHARDLLYSGRLVDADAALAMGLVNRVCASDRLEPDAYEYAWGLAQQAPLSQRGAKLMLQHWPGEGELTQDELAEIVDRAYESADYREGVRAFLERRAPTFRGE, from the coding sequence ATGGACGATCTGCGCATCGTGCGTGACGGACCGATCGCGACACTGGTGCTGAACCGACCGAACAAGCACAACGCGATCACGATCGAGATGTGGCGGACGATTCCGGGTGCGCTGCGCGGACTGGAACACGATCCGTCCATCCGGGTGCTCGTCGTCCGCGGCGCCGGCGAAGAGGCGTTTGCGTCGGGCGCCGATATCTCGGAGTTCGAGCGCGAGCGCTCGGACGTGCACGCGGCGCGCACCTACAGCGCGACCGTGGCCGGGGCGGAGCGGGCCCTCGCGAACTTTCCCAGGCCGACGATCGCGATGATCCACGGGTTCTGCGTGGGCGGGGGGTTGGAACTCGCGCTGGCGTGCGACCTGCGCTGGGCGGCCCAGAGCGCCAGGCTTGGCGTCACCGCGGCACGCCTGGGGATCGTGTACAGCGTTGAAGCCACCCGCCGCCTCACGAGTATCGTCGGACCGGCCCACGCGCGGGATCTGCTGTACAGCGGCCGGCTCGTCGACGCGGACGCCGCCTTGGCGATGGGCCTCGTCAACCGCGTCTGCGCCTCGGACCGGCTGGAACCCGACGCGTACGAGTACGCGTGGGGGCTCGCGCAGCAGGCGCCGTTGTCGCAGCGAGGCGCGAAGCTCATGCTGCAACACTGGCCGGGCGAGGGCGAACTCACGCAGGATGAACTCGCGGAGATCGTGGACCGGGCGTATGAGAGCGCGGACTACCGCGAGGGCGTCCGGGCGTTTCTCGAACGGCGGGCACCGACGTTCCGAGGAGAATAG
- a CDS encoding DMT family transporter — protein MNLPAATQGTALVLISAVGFGTMSIFAKTAYAAGANVPTTLFLRFLLASVLLWGGLAATGRVRFGLSARQVLVCVALGAIGYAAMSLAFFSALEYVPASLASLVLYTYPPVVTLLAFILLREGLDGRKCLALAAAALGLMLVLGIGTGAVRGVGVVLALVASASYSAYIIAARVLLRSVPPVAASAIVIAAAGTTFGIYGAASGTLRLSMSIPAYAAIAGMAVVSTVLAIGAFFAGLERVGASRAAILSTVEPVVTLALAAAVLGERLAPVQVAGGACILGAVFLLHAGSGRRARPAADVSRSGET, from the coding sequence GTGAACCTGCCTGCGGCCACGCAGGGCACCGCGCTCGTCCTGATTTCCGCCGTCGGCTTCGGGACGATGTCGATCTTCGCGAAGACCGCGTACGCCGCCGGCGCGAACGTGCCCACGACGCTCTTCCTCCGTTTTCTGCTGGCGTCGGTTCTGCTCTGGGGCGGGCTCGCCGCCACAGGGCGCGTGCGCTTTGGGCTGTCGGCCCGGCAGGTCCTCGTATGCGTCGCCCTGGGGGCGATCGGGTACGCGGCGATGTCGCTGGCATTCTTCTCTGCGTTGGAGTACGTGCCGGCCTCGCTCGCGTCGCTCGTGCTGTACACGTATCCGCCGGTCGTGACCCTGCTCGCGTTCATCTTGCTGCGCGAGGGATTGGACGGGCGTAAGTGCCTGGCCCTGGCTGCGGCGGCGCTCGGGCTCATGCTCGTGCTGGGCATCGGTACGGGGGCGGTGCGCGGCGTCGGGGTCGTGCTCGCGCTCGTCGCGTCCGCGTCCTACTCGGCGTATATCATCGCGGCGCGCGTCCTGCTTCGCAGCGTCCCGCCGGTGGCAGCCTCTGCGATCGTGATCGCGGCTGCGGGAACGACGTTCGGGATCTACGGCGCGGCGTCGGGAACGCTGCGGCTTTCGATGTCGATTCCGGCCTACGCCGCGATTGCCGGGATGGCCGTCGTGTCGACCGTGCTGGCGATCGGTGCGTTCTTCGCGGGACTCGAACGCGTCGGCGCGTCGCGCGCTGCGATCCTGAGCACGGTCGAGCCGGTCGTGACGCTGGCGCTGGCCGCGGCGGTCCTCGGTGAGCGCCTGGCACCCGTGCAGGTGGCCGGTGGCGCGTGCATTCTCGGGGCGGTGTTCCTGTTGCACGCCGGGTCAGGACGCCGTGCAAGGCCGGCCGCGGACGTCTCCCGATCCGGCGAAACGTAG
- a CDS encoding AraC family transcriptional regulator → MYTSEPGEGVGLLRAWFRGRAFGKHRHDTYAIGVTDVGVQMFDYRGRVERSTPGQVIVLHPDEMHDGRAGTEVGFSYRIVYVDPARIAAALGAIRERPASLPFVREPVSHNPTLARAVAAAFQPAPEPLALDALVLRLAEGLVEGDPTSRTAGPPRRFDHAAIERARAFLDSRRAIVRSAELEAVTGLSRYELARQFRISYAISPYRYSLMRRLEFARNRLGSGTPLAELALAAGFVDQAHFTRMFRSAFGVTPGRYARLRRVEPGWKGQGA, encoded by the coding sequence GTGTACACGTCCGAGCCGGGGGAGGGCGTCGGGCTGCTGCGCGCCTGGTTCAGAGGGCGCGCCTTCGGCAAGCATCGCCACGACACCTACGCCATCGGTGTCACCGACGTCGGCGTGCAGATGTTCGACTATCGTGGCAGGGTCGAACGCAGCACGCCGGGCCAGGTCATCGTGCTCCATCCCGACGAAATGCACGACGGCCGCGCCGGAACCGAGGTCGGGTTCAGCTACCGGATCGTCTATGTCGATCCCGCGCGCATCGCCGCCGCCCTGGGCGCGATCAGAGAACGACCGGCGTCACTGCCGTTTGTGCGCGAGCCCGTGTCCCACAACCCAACGCTCGCGCGGGCGGTTGCGGCCGCATTTCAGCCTGCCCCGGAGCCGTTGGCGCTCGACGCCCTGGTCCTGCGCCTGGCGGAAGGCCTGGTCGAAGGGGATCCCACCAGCCGCACTGCTGGTCCGCCCCGCCGCTTCGACCACGCGGCAATCGAGCGGGCCCGCGCATTCCTCGATAGCCGGCGCGCCATCGTACGGTCGGCCGAACTCGAGGCGGTCACCGGACTGAGCCGCTACGAACTCGCGCGTCAGTTCCGGATCTCGTATGCGATCAGCCCGTACCGCTATTCGCTCATGCGACGGCTCGAGTTCGCGCGGAACCGGCTGGGCAGCGGGACGCCGTTAGCCGAGTTGGCATTGGCGGCCGGTTTTGTCGACCAGGCGCACTTCACGCGCATGTTCAGATCCGCCTTCGGTGTCACGCCGGGACGCTACGCCCGGTTGCGCCGCGTGGAACCGGGCTGGAAAGGCCAGGGCGCATAG
- a CDS encoding LysE family translocator, with protein sequence MTREQAIAFFVFSVAAAGTPGPSNVLLTATGASVGVLRGLSSLLGVAIGMAWMMFIVAFGLGSAILNNPFVLKGVKWCGAAVLCWLAWKIATARRAGAATDGKPIGLIGAAAFQWVNPKSWLVCASAAATFLHEGPGSALGQSAALGLVFFLACLPSCFPWLAFGAVLLRALRSERAFRLFSVAMGALLASSVILFIS encoded by the coding sequence ATGACGCGGGAGCAAGCCATCGCCTTCTTCGTGTTCTCGGTCGCCGCCGCCGGCACGCCCGGGCCCAGTAACGTTCTGCTAACCGCCACGGGGGCCAGTGTCGGTGTGCTGCGCGGCCTTTCCAGCCTCTTGGGGGTCGCGATCGGGATGGCGTGGATGATGTTCATCGTGGCGTTCGGCCTCGGCAGCGCGATCCTCAACAATCCCTTCGTCCTCAAGGGTGTCAAATGGTGCGGCGCCGCGGTGCTCTGCTGGCTCGCGTGGAAGATCGCGACGGCCCGCCGTGCCGGCGCGGCGACCGACGGCAAACCGATCGGCTTGATCGGCGCGGCGGCCTTTCAATGGGTCAACCCAAAGTCGTGGCTTGTGTGTGCCAGCGCCGCCGCCACCTTTCTCCACGAGGGACCGGGCAGCGCGCTGGGGCAGTCCGCCGCACTCGGGCTCGTTTTCTTCCTTGCGTGCTTGCCCAGCTGTTTTCCCTGGCTCGCCTTCGGCGCGGTCTTGCTGCGCGCCCTGCGATCCGAACGTGCGTTCCGTCTGTTCAGTGTCGCCATGGGCGCGCTGCTTGCCTCGTCTGTGATCCTGTTCATCTCGTAG